A portion of the Acidisoma sp. PAMC 29798 genome contains these proteins:
- a CDS encoding sugar-binding transcriptional regulator → MKAAPQRSAPLNLNMSHESDDALIVRTAWLYYMGGFNQEETAARLGLHRTRVNRLLAEAREKGLVSITIQHESARELAAEQAIAKEYGLDFCLATPAIGFGETADPLVAAAQSLISRRAVGSAGANFLRGKLSQGPITIGVSWGRTVEQVALQLAGVRNPEARFVSLMGSLTRNSASNPFEVVQALAARTGGEGHFLPVPFIADTEADRDVLMSQRSVAAPLALAHSATLYLVSIGELTEGASIRTQNMISAEELQSARAAGAVGDSLGKLFSADGQRISHSLNRRTLAVEIEDVRGRDVVLLSGGLEKVDAINGVLRSGLIRGLIIDGDSARLLWARYGAA, encoded by the coding sequence ATGAAGGCCGCGCCCCAACGATCTGCTCCCCTCAATCTCAATATGTCGCATGAATCGGATGATGCCCTCATCGTCCGCACCGCCTGGCTCTATTACATGGGCGGCTTCAACCAGGAGGAGACGGCGGCGCGCCTCGGCCTGCATCGCACCCGGGTGAACCGGTTGCTGGCCGAAGCGCGGGAAAAGGGCCTCGTCAGCATTACCATCCAGCACGAGAGCGCACGGGAACTGGCGGCCGAGCAGGCCATCGCCAAAGAGTATGGCCTTGATTTCTGCCTCGCGACGCCGGCCATCGGGTTTGGAGAGACGGCGGATCCCTTGGTCGCGGCGGCCCAAAGCCTGATCAGCCGACGTGCCGTGGGCAGCGCGGGGGCGAATTTCCTGCGCGGCAAACTGTCTCAGGGGCCGATCACCATCGGGGTGAGTTGGGGCCGCACGGTGGAGCAGGTGGCGCTTCAACTCGCCGGGGTCCGCAATCCGGAAGCGCGCTTCGTCTCCCTCATGGGGTCGCTGACGCGCAACTCCGCCTCCAACCCGTTTGAAGTGGTGCAGGCGCTGGCCGCGCGGACGGGCGGGGAAGGGCATTTCCTGCCCGTGCCCTTCATCGCCGATACGGAAGCGGATAGGGACGTGCTGATGTCCCAGCGCAGTGTCGCGGCGCCGCTCGCTTTGGCCCATAGCGCGACGCTCTATCTGGTCAGCATCGGCGAATTGACGGAAGGCGCCTCCATTCGGACGCAGAATATGATCTCCGCCGAGGAATTACAGAGCGCGCGGGCCGCCGGCGCGGTTGGCGACTCGCTCGGCAAGCTCTTCTCAGCGGACGGTCAGCGCATTTCCCACAGCCTCAATCGCCGCACCCTGGCCGTTGAGATCGAGGATGTGCGGGGGCGCGATGTCGTGCTGCTGAGCGGCGGGTTGGAGAAGGTGGACGCCATCAACGGTGTGCTGCGCAGCGGCTTGATCCGGGGACTGATCATCGACGGCGATTCCGCGCGGTTGCTATGGGCGCGCTATGGCGCGGCCTGA
- a CDS encoding amino acid synthesis family protein produces MNFRKLVTITDEIVEEMGEPVSPPTRRAAAIAVIANPFAGRYEKDLSALTEIGAELGALLTQRALQALGTEHVESFGKAAIVGEGGEIEHAAAILHPKLGAPMRAVIGGGAALVPSAKKRATMGAPIDVPLGHRNAAFVRSHFDAMEIRVADAPRPNEILVVVVLTESGRPAARVGGLATADIIGQDGLR; encoded by the coding sequence ATGAACTTCCGTAAGCTCGTCACCATCACGGATGAGATCGTCGAGGAGATGGGTGAGCCGGTTTCGCCGCCAACCCGCCGTGCGGCGGCCATCGCCGTCATCGCGAATCCCTTTGCCGGCCGCTACGAGAAAGACCTCTCGGCACTGACCGAAATCGGCGCCGAACTAGGCGCCCTCCTCACGCAACGTGCTCTGCAAGCACTTGGCACAGAGCATGTCGAAAGCTTCGGCAAAGCGGCGATTGTGGGTGAAGGCGGTGAGATCGAGCATGCGGCTGCGATCCTGCATCCCAAACTCGGTGCGCCGATGCGCGCGGTCATTGGCGGTGGCGCGGCGCTGGTGCCGTCCGCCAAGAAACGCGCGACGATGGGCGCGCCCATCGATGTGCCGCTCGGCCATCGCAACGCCGCCTTCGTGCGCAGCCATTTCGACGCGATGGAAATCCGCGTCGCAGACGCACCGCGCCCGAACGAAATCCTCGTGGTGGTGGTGCTGACCGAGAGCGGTCGGCCCGCGGCCCGCGTCGGCGGCCTGGCCACCGCAGACATCATCGGGCAGGACGGGTTGCGGTAG
- a CDS encoding 6-hydroxynicotinate reductase, with protein sequence MSDTIAPPLDVVIPPGNVRCDACPVMCNIRPGLTGACDRYANAAGELVRVDPLVLLDRVIGQGGALVTFQGDAAWDGRIVRGADTFITAIGAGTTYPDYKPAPFIVSTEVDGVDMVTVVTEGIFSYCGVKVKIDTDRHLGAERSVIRAQGEPVGHVTTAEYGSQMLSLGGVGHLTGGGKKEGRVTCETLMDLSNGKPVQLTIDDGATVIVQAGHAPVVNGVREDRMRVGCGSATIGIFAPQWLGKVDEVVVVDDHITGVLSEHQAGKLLDIPPTGIRMRGRRSTPGRYFQVAHPGTGWGGTDITDPLSILDPFDAKHGRPGLRMLMVSTTGEHSAYYELDEALRPVAMPLPPVVQDSVARISENCEPALCSVLFIAGAGGSLRAGVTDNPVRLTRAVATGVTRLTSGGAPVYLWPGGGITFMVDVTKLPENAFGYVPTPALVAPIEFTMPLADYKAMGGYMDHVRPLASLDPNAPHRRVTGAAENPWPWAPL encoded by the coding sequence ATGTCAGACACCATCGCGCCACCGCTCGACGTCGTTATTCCACCGGGCAACGTGCGTTGCGATGCTTGTCCGGTCATGTGCAATATCCGACCCGGCCTCACCGGCGCTTGTGACCGCTACGCCAATGCAGCTGGCGAGTTGGTGCGTGTCGATCCTCTTGTGCTGCTCGACCGTGTGATCGGCCAGGGCGGTGCGCTGGTGACCTTCCAGGGCGATGCCGCCTGGGACGGTCGCATTGTGCGCGGCGCCGATACCTTCATCACCGCCATCGGTGCCGGAACAACCTATCCGGACTATAAGCCGGCGCCCTTCATCGTTTCCACCGAAGTCGATGGCGTGGATATGGTGACCGTCGTGACCGAGGGCATCTTCAGTTATTGCGGTGTCAAGGTGAAGATCGACACCGACCGGCATCTGGGGGCGGAGCGGTCCGTCATCCGCGCGCAGGGCGAACCCGTCGGCCATGTCACCACCGCCGAATACGGGTCGCAGATGCTGTCCCTCGGCGGTGTCGGGCATCTGACCGGTGGCGGCAAGAAGGAAGGCCGCGTCACCTGTGAGACGCTGATGGATCTGTCCAACGGCAAGCCCGTCCAACTCACCATCGATGATGGCGCGACGGTGATTGTCCAGGCTGGGCATGCCCCCGTGGTGAATGGCGTGCGGGAAGATCGCATGCGTGTCGGCTGCGGTTCGGCCACCATCGGCATCTTCGCGCCGCAATGGCTGGGCAAGGTCGATGAAGTCGTGGTCGTGGACGACCACATCACCGGCGTCTTGTCAGAGCATCAGGCCGGCAAGCTGCTGGATATTCCGCCCACGGGCATTCGCATGCGCGGTCGCCGCTCCACGCCCGGCCGCTATTTCCAGGTGGCGCATCCCGGTACCGGCTGGGGCGGCACGGATATCACCGATCCGCTGTCTATCCTCGATCCTTTCGATGCGAAACATGGGCGGCCCGGGTTGCGCATGCTCATGGTGAGCACAACCGGCGAGCATTCAGCCTATTACGAGTTGGACGAGGCCCTGCGACCAGTGGCGATGCCATTGCCGCCGGTGGTTCAGGACTCCGTTGCGCGGATATCAGAGAATTGCGAGCCTGCGCTATGCAGCGTGCTGTTTATCGCTGGCGCCGGCGGATCGCTGCGGGCGGGTGTGACGGATAATCCCGTGCGGTTGACACGCGCCGTGGCGACGGGTGTCACGCGCCTCACCAGTGGTGGGGCGCCGGTTTATCTTTGGCCCGGCGGCGGAATCACCTTCATGGTGGATGTGACAAAACTGCCGGAGAATGCCTTCGGCTATGTGCCGACGCCCGCCCTGGTGGCGCCGATCGAATTCACCATGCCCCTGGCGGACTACAAGGCCATGGGCGGCTACATGGATCACGTGCGGCCCTTGGCCTCGCTCGATCCGAATGCGCCGCATCGCCGGGTCACGGGGGCAGCGGAAAACCCTTGGCCATGGGCGCCGTTGTGA
- the glgC gene encoding glucose-1-phosphate adenylyltransferase, whose product MNDKLRPISPLSRTAMAYVLAGGRGSRLMEMTDRRAKPAVYFGCKSRIIDFALSNALNSGIRRIAVATQYKAHSLIRHMQRGWDFLRPERNESFDILPASQRVSETQWYAGTADAVFQNIDIIESYRPEHLVILAGDHVYKMDYELMLQQHEDNNADVTVACLEVPKVEASGFGVVGVGDGDRIISFLEKPKDPPTMPGNPDVSFASMGIYVFRTQFLFDQLRRDEADPNSSRDFGKDIIPYLVEHGRAFCHRFTDSCVKSDAQAQTYWRDVGTLDAYWQANIDLTDVVPPLDLYDSNWPIWTYAELTPPAKFVHDVSSRRGEAVASLVSGGCIVSGSRVRRSLLFTGVRANSFSTVEGSVVLPYANIARNAHLTNCIIDAGVQIPEGLVIGEDPEFDAKRFRRSEGGICLVTQPMIDALKL is encoded by the coding sequence ATGAACGATAAACTGAGGCCGATTTCACCCCTGTCGCGCACCGCCATGGCCTATGTCCTGGCAGGCGGTCGCGGTAGCCGATTGATGGAAATGACCGACCGACGTGCGAAACCCGCCGTCTATTTCGGCTGCAAATCCCGCATCATCGATTTCGCCCTGTCCAATGCTTTGAACTCGGGCATCCGCCGCATTGCGGTGGCAACCCAATACAAGGCCCATAGCCTGATCCGCCATATGCAGCGCGGTTGGGACTTTCTGCGACCTGAGCGAAACGAGAGCTTCGATATCCTGCCCGCCAGCCAGCGCGTGAGTGAAACGCAATGGTATGCGGGCACCGCCGATGCCGTGTTCCAGAACATCGACATTATCGAAAGCTATCGGCCGGAGCATCTGGTCATTCTCGCGGGCGACCACGTCTATAAGATGGATTACGAGCTCATGCTGCAACAGCATGAGGACAACAACGCGGACGTGACGGTCGCCTGCCTGGAAGTGCCGAAGGTGGAAGCGTCCGGTTTCGGCGTGGTCGGCGTAGGCGATGGGGATCGAATTATTTCCTTCCTGGAAAAGCCGAAAGACCCGCCGACCATGCCGGGCAACCCGGATGTCAGTTTCGCGAGCATGGGCATCTATGTCTTTCGCACGCAGTTCTTGTTCGACCAGCTGCGCCGAGACGAGGCGGACCCCAATTCCAGCCGCGACTTTGGTAAGGACATCATTCCCTATCTTGTCGAACATGGCCGCGCCTTCTGCCATCGGTTCACGGACTCCTGCGTGAAGTCGGATGCGCAGGCGCAAACCTATTGGCGCGATGTCGGCACGCTCGATGCCTATTGGCAGGCCAATATCGATCTCACGGATGTCGTGCCGCCTCTCGATCTTTACGATTCCAACTGGCCGATCTGGACCTATGCCGAGCTGACGCCGCCGGCCAAGTTTGTGCATGACGTGTCGAGCCGGCGGGGTGAGGCGGTCGCCTCCCTGGTGTCGGGCGGTTGCATCGTGTCGGGTTCGCGGGTGCGTCGGTCGCTGCTCTTCACCGGTGTGCGGGCCAATTCCTTCTCGACGGTGGAAGGCTCGGTTGTGCTGCCGTACGCGAATATCGCGCGGAACGCGCATCTCACGAACTGCATCATCGACGCGGGCGTGCAGATCCCCGAGGGTCTGGTGATCGGCGAGGATCCGGAGTTCGACGCCAAGCGCTTCCGGCGATCGGAAGGCGGTATCTGCCTGGTCACTCAGCCGATGATAGACGCGCTCAAGCTATGA
- the glgA gene encoding glycogen synthase GlgA: protein MSGERVLAVASEFYPLIKTGGLADVVGALPSALAAENVTVTTLLPGYPAVLAGLHAPAVVHRIDDLFGGPATIVFGGVGTAAVLAIDAPHLFGRAGNPYTMPNGQDWPDNALRFAALARVGAAIGRGLLGDWRPDVVHAHDWQAGLLPAYLRYGDGWTSGGTAPPSVITVHNLAFQGRFSTDLLPSLGLPWESYTPEAVEFYGGISFLKAGLLLSDRVTTVSPSYAQEICTPAGGMGLDGVLRARGTNLIGILNGIDTDVWNPATDGVIPRTFGTETMARRTANKIALCERFGLDPAALLFGIVSRLTGQKGMDLLPGSLPTMARHGASLVILGAGQPELERAIQAAARPIAMGLLLGYDEALAHLIYAGADALLIPSRFEPCGLTQLCAMHYGCLPVVTRVGGLADTVIDANEAALSAGVATGFQMAAPDAASLDRVIAWVATTWRDRPTWARMQRAAMTGEVGWARSAARYASMYRQVLG, encoded by the coding sequence ATGAGCGGTGAGCGCGTCCTGGCGGTTGCGTCCGAATTCTATCCCCTGATCAAGACCGGGGGATTGGCGGATGTCGTGGGTGCGCTGCCGTCGGCATTGGCCGCCGAGAATGTGACGGTCACGACGCTGCTGCCCGGCTATCCGGCGGTGTTGGCAGGCTTACATGCTCCCGCCGTTGTACACCGGATCGACGATCTGTTCGGCGGTCCCGCCACCATCGTCTTCGGCGGCGTCGGCACGGCGGCGGTCTTGGCCATCGATGCGCCGCATCTCTTCGGTCGTGCCGGCAATCCCTACACCATGCCGAACGGCCAGGACTGGCCCGATAACGCGCTGCGCTTTGCCGCTTTGGCGCGCGTCGGTGCGGCGATCGGGCGCGGGCTGCTGGGCGATTGGCGGCCCGATGTCGTGCATGCGCATGACTGGCAGGCCGGGTTGCTGCCGGCCTATCTGCGCTACGGCGATGGCTGGACCAGCGGCGGCACTGCGCCGCCTTCCGTCATCACCGTCCATAACCTGGCCTTCCAGGGTCGCTTTTCGACCGATCTTCTACCCAGCCTCGGCCTGCCCTGGGAGTCCTACACGCCGGAGGCTGTCGAGTTTTACGGCGGCATCAGCTTCCTCAAGGCAGGGCTGTTGCTGTCCGATCGTGTGACGACCGTTTCCCCAAGCTATGCGCAGGAAATCTGCACGCCTGCCGGGGGCATGGGTCTAGACGGTGTATTGCGGGCACGCGGCACAAATCTCATCGGTATTCTCAACGGCATCGACACCGATGTGTGGAATCCAGCGACCGATGGCGTGATCCCGCGCACCTTCGGCACGGAAACCATGGCACGGCGCACCGCCAACAAGATCGCCCTCTGCGAGCGATTCGGCCTCGACCCGGCGGCTTTATTGTTCGGCATCGTCAGCCGGCTGACCGGGCAAAAGGGGATGGACCTTTTGCCTGGCAGTCTGCCTACAATGGCCCGGCACGGCGCGTCCCTGGTCATTCTGGGTGCCGGTCAGCCGGAGTTGGAACGTGCCATTCAGGCGGCGGCCCGGCCGATCGCGATGGGGTTGCTGCTCGGCTATGACGAGGCGCTCGCCCATCTGATCTATGCCGGGGCGGATGCGCTGCTGATCCCGTCGCGCTTCGAGCCCTGCGGCCTGACGCAGCTGTGCGCCATGCATTACGGATGCCTGCCGGTCGTGACCCGCGTCGGCGGCCTGGCGGATACGGTCATCGACGCCAATGAGGCGGCTTTGTCGGCGGGGGTCGCGACCGGATTCCAGATGGCGGCGCCTGATGCCGCCTCGCTCGATCGTGTCATCGCGTGGGTGGCGACGACCTGGCGCGATCGGCCAACCTGGGCACGGATGCAGCGTGCCGCGATGACCGGCGAGGTGGGTTGGGCGCGTTCGGCTGCGCGATACGCGTCGATGTATCGGCAGGTTTTGGGCTAG
- a CDS encoding lipocalin family protein — MIIDSAAGSTHHSLMNAAKPPRTQQRRPPHLGVAALALLVAGLSVFGRRPRRPVGNQHVPEPAKAVEMPRYLGLWYEFARYETWFERGCEAVTAEYRLMPDGRLSVINTWRRGARNGRLRWARARGKVVPNTQGAKLKIAFFGPFYIGNYWVLDHADDYAWSIIGEPTGMYLWILTRDPVPGAALAESLIGRARSLGYDTTILRRTRQPPEP; from the coding sequence TTGATCATCGACAGTGCGGCCGGCAGCACCCATCATAGTTTGATGAACGCTGCAAAACCGCCCCGTACCCAGCAGCGCAGGCCTCCGCATCTCGGCGTTGCCGCTCTGGCACTGCTTGTGGCGGGCCTGAGCGTCTTCGGCCGCCGGCCACGCAGGCCCGTCGGCAATCAGCATGTGCCGGAACCCGCGAAAGCGGTCGAGATGCCGCGCTATCTCGGCTTGTGGTACGAATTCGCGCGATACGAGACCTGGTTCGAGCGCGGGTGCGAAGCGGTCACCGCCGAGTATCGTCTGATGCCGGACGGCCGATTGAGCGTCATCAACACCTGGCGCCGAGGTGCGCGGAATGGGCGCCTGCGCTGGGCGCGGGCACGCGGTAAGGTGGTTCCCAATACGCAAGGCGCGAAACTCAAGATCGCCTTTTTCGGCCCATTCTATATCGGCAATTACTGGGTTTTGGACCATGCCGATGACTATGCGTGGTCGATCATCGGTGAGCCCACAGGGATGTATCTGTGGATCTTGACGCGCGACCCAGTGCCTGGGGCGGCGCTCGCCGAAAGCCTGATCGGCCGCGCGCGGTCGCTCGGCTATGACACCACAATTCTGAGACGCACGCGACAACCGCCTGAGCCATAA
- a CDS encoding UPF0280 family protein: MRATACILPNGRLHLQDGPIDLIVFAEGDVDTAYRAATTHFATVLDALCEELHLLRASHAPQPRGEIARTMRAAVEPLARYGFITPMAAVAGAVAEAILAAMTHAAPLTRAAVNNGGDIALHLAPGQQMRIGMVAKPELGTTELFGRLVIDHKDAARGLATSGCHGRSFSLGIADAVTVLAHTAAEADAAATVIANAVDLPNHPGIIRRAARDIQPDSDLGDRLVTRDVPPLSPDEIETALARGRRRAEDLLQDRLIVSAALHLQGVTAIIEREHVHA; encoded by the coding sequence GTGAGAGCAACCGCGTGCATCCTGCCGAATGGGCGGCTGCATCTGCAAGACGGCCCAATCGATCTCATCGTCTTCGCCGAGGGCGATGTGGATACGGCCTATCGCGCGGCCACGACACATTTCGCGACGGTCCTCGATGCACTCTGCGAGGAACTGCATCTTCTACGTGCTTCCCATGCGCCCCAGCCGCGTGGCGAGATTGCCCGCACCATGCGCGCCGCCGTTGAACCTCTGGCGCGGTACGGCTTCATCACGCCTATGGCGGCGGTGGCGGGCGCGGTGGCGGAGGCGATTCTCGCCGCCATGACTCACGCGGCGCCACTCACGCGTGCGGCGGTCAATAATGGCGGCGACATCGCCCTTCATCTCGCGCCCGGCCAGCAGATGCGTATCGGCATGGTCGCGAAGCCTGAACTCGGCACGACCGAACTCTTCGGTCGTCTTGTCATCGACCACAAGGATGCCGCGCGGGGCCTCGCCACCAGCGGGTGTCACGGGCGCAGCTTTTCCCTCGGCATCGCCGATGCGGTGACGGTTCTGGCGCACACGGCCGCCGAGGCCGACGCGGCGGCAACGGTCATCGCCAATGCCGTCGATCTGCCCAATCATCCCGGTATCATCCGCCGCGCCGCCCGCGATATCCAACCCGATAGTGACCTCGGCGATCGTCTCGTCACCCGCGACGTTCCGCCGCTGTCGCCGGACGAGATCGAAACCGCCCTGGCGCGTGGCCGCCGTCGCGCCGAGGATCTGCTCCAAGACCGCCTCATCGTCTCGGCGGCACTGCATCTCCAAGGCGTTACTGCCATTATCGAACGGGAACACGTCCATGCCTGA
- a CDS encoding MarR family winged helix-turn-helix transcriptional regulator, whose protein sequence is MTEYVLDEQIGFLLRQVTQRHTTIFATVMGDGLTPMQWAVLAKLRQIGATSQTALGRAVSMDAATVKGTVDRLVARGLAARLRDEADRRKLMVDLTEAGRDMTLRNLGPAMAVSRETMAPLTAAEAKRLFALLGKLT, encoded by the coding sequence ATGACCGAGTATGTGTTGGACGAGCAGATCGGCTTTCTGCTGCGCCAGGTGACGCAGCGCCATACCACGATCTTCGCGACCGTGATGGGGGACGGGCTGACGCCGATGCAATGGGCCGTGCTCGCCAAGCTGCGCCAGATCGGCGCCACGTCACAAACGGCACTGGGACGTGCGGTGTCGATGGATGCCGCGACGGTGAAAGGCACGGTCGATCGCCTGGTGGCGCGCGGTCTCGCCGCGCGGCTGCGCGATGAGGCCGACCGGCGGAAGCTGATGGTGGACCTCACCGAAGCGGGTCGCGACATGACGCTCCGTAACCTCGGTCCCGCCATGGCGGTCAGCCGGGAAACCATGGCGCCGCTGACCGCAGCAGAGGCGAAGCGCCTTTTCGCTTTGCTCGGCAAACTGACCTGA
- a CDS encoding NAD(P)-binding domain-containing protein encodes MNTLADLEARVRADLVCLDYPAHPWVPERQHNGAPVLDVLIIGAGQGGLSTAFALLREKITNILVVDTAARGQEGVWTTFARMITLRTPKHVSGPDLGVASLTPRAWYEARHGATAWQGLGKIPRGVWQEYLDWYRQVLDLPVRNNTAIVAIEPHGSLLAATTAGGDVLLARKIVLATGISGSGAWHIPEFIEKNLPRARWGHTSEAIDFAALAGKRVGVLGAGASAFDNAATALEAGAARVQLCVRRKRLPRVNPYRWMESAGFLGQFADLPDLMRWRFMRHIFTMNQPPPADTVARCAAFGQFSAHPGTPWEGARMEGDEIRIAIPGGELAFDYVIIGAGFVLDPARRPELAAFAPHIALWRDRFTPPEGEEDATLGSYPYLARSFAFTEREPGAAPALANLHNFTFGATPSMGLSGASISGLKFGVRRLVDALSRDVFLEDAEAHYLSLLRYDEHELTPESWPDEGLGEPLMPL; translated from the coding sequence ATGAACACTCTCGCGGATCTCGAAGCGCGGGTCCGCGCGGACCTGGTTTGTCTGGATTATCCGGCGCACCCCTGGGTGCCGGAGCGCCAGCATAACGGCGCGCCGGTGCTGGATGTGCTGATCATCGGCGCCGGGCAGGGCGGTCTTTCCACTGCTTTCGCCCTTTTGCGCGAGAAGATCACCAATATCCTGGTGGTCGATACGGCCGCGCGTGGCCAGGAAGGTGTCTGGACAACCTTCGCGCGCATGATCACGCTGCGCACGCCCAAGCATGTATCTGGGCCCGATCTTGGCGTCGCGAGCCTGACGCCCCGGGCTTGGTATGAGGCACGCCATGGTGCCACTGCCTGGCAGGGCCTGGGCAAAATCCCGCGTGGTGTCTGGCAGGAATACCTCGATTGGTATCGCCAAGTGCTTGACCTGCCGGTGCGCAACAACACCGCCATTGTGGCGATCGAGCCGCATGGCTCGCTGCTGGCCGCGACCACGGCTGGGGGCGATGTGCTGCTCGCCCGCAAGATCGTCCTGGCGACGGGTATTTCCGGCAGCGGCGCCTGGCATATCCCGGAGTTTATCGAGAAGAATTTGCCTCGCGCACGCTGGGGCCATACCTCCGAGGCGATCGACTTCGCGGCCCTCGCGGGCAAGCGCGTCGGCGTGCTCGGCGCAGGGGCATCCGCCTTCGACAATGCGGCGACCGCCCTCGAAGCCGGGGCGGCGCGGGTGCAGCTTTGCGTGCGCCGCAAGCGCCTGCCGCGCGTGAACCCCTATCGCTGGATGGAATCGGCGGGCTTCCTCGGCCAATTCGCGGATCTGCCGGACCTCATGCGCTGGCGCTTCATGCGGCACATCTTCACCATGAACCAGCCGCCGCCGGCAGACACGGTCGCTCGCTGCGCCGCCTTCGGCCAGTTCTCCGCCCATCCCGGCACGCCCTGGGAAGGCGCGCGCATGGAGGGGGACGAGATCCGCATCGCGATTCCGGGCGGGGAGCTTGCTTTCGACTATGTCATCATCGGCGCCGGTTTTGTGCTCGACCCCGCGCGCCGTCCGGAACTCGCGGCCTTCGCGCCCCATATCGCGCTTTGGCGGGACCGCTTTACCCCGCCCGAGGGGGAGGAAGACGCTACCCTCGGCTCCTACCCCTATCTCGCCCGCAGCTTTGCCTTCACCGAGCGGGAGCCGGGCGCGGCGCCCGCCCTCGCCAATCTGCACAACTTCACCTTCGGCGCGACGCCCAGCATGGGCCTGTCCGGTGCCTCCATCAGCGGCCTCAAGTTCGGCGTGCGGCGGCTGGTGGATGCGCTGTCGCGGGACGTCTTTCTGGAGGATGCCGAGGCCCACTACCTCAGCCTGCTGCGCTATGACGAGCATGAACTCACGCCTGAGTCGTGGCCGGATGAAGGCCTGGGCGAACCTCTCATGCCTTTGTGA
- a CDS encoding amino acid synthesis family protein, whose protein sequence is MPDIELRKRLLIVEEIFHEGGPVATVPLKRAAAISVIKNPFAGRYVEDIAFFMKTLEPLGIDMAKALVAALGGDPAVVQGYGKGAIVGAAGELEHGALWHVPGGYAMRAVLGDAKAIVASAKKVGGPGARLDIPVTHINASYVRSHFDAMEVGVPDGPRADELALVLVMTTGARIHARVGGLAADAIKGEDGLR, encoded by the coding sequence ATGCCTGACATCGAACTTCGCAAACGTCTGCTGATCGTCGAGGAAATCTTCCACGAAGGCGGCCCCGTCGCCACCGTGCCGCTGAAGCGCGCCGCCGCCATCAGCGTCATCAAGAATCCCTTCGCCGGCCGCTATGTTGAGGACATCGCGTTCTTCATGAAAACCCTCGAACCACTCGGTATTGATATGGCAAAGGCGCTGGTCGCGGCGCTGGGTGGTGATCCCGCCGTGGTGCAGGGCTACGGCAAGGGCGCCATCGTCGGTGCGGCTGGCGAATTGGAGCATGGCGCGCTGTGGCATGTGCCCGGCGGCTATGCCATGCGCGCGGTTTTGGGCGATGCGAAGGCCATCGTGGCCTCCGCCAAGAAGGTCGGTGGTCCCGGCGCGCGGCTCGACATTCCTGTCACCCACATCAACGCCTCCTATGTCCGCAGCCATTTCGACGCCATGGAAGTCGGCGTGCCGGATGGCCCGCGCGCCGATGAATTGGCGCTGGTTCTGGTGATGACGACAGGCGCGCGGATTCATGCCCGTGTCGGCGGTCTCGCAGCTGATGCCATTAAGGGCGAGGATGGCTTGAGATGA